DNA from bacterium:
CGCGGCGACTTCCGCGGCAAGCGCGGCGCGACCTGCCTGCTCTACGAGCCGCGAGGCGCTGGCCAGCCCGACCGCCGCTGGCTCCTGGCCGGCCTGGGCAGCAGCGCCCAGCGCGGTCCGCGCGCCTGGCGCGCCGCCGCCGCCGCGGCCCAGTGCGCCCTCGCCGAGCTGGGCGCCGAGAGCGCGCTGGTCGTGCTGCCGCCGGCGGCGGATCTCGGCGAGCTGGCGGCCGGGCTCCTGCTCTCCGGCTACAAGTACGATCGCTACCTCAAGAACGGCGAGGCGCGCGCCAAGCACCTGAACGAGGCCGTACTGCTGCTCGCGCCGGATGCCGAGCCGGCGGCCGCCGCGGCGGCGCTCGCGCGCGCCGCGCGCCACGCGGAGGGTGTCGCCCTCGCGCGCGAGCTGATGAACGGCCCGGCCAACGCGGTGACGCCGCGCGCGCTCGCCGACGCCGCGCAGGCGATCGCCGCCGCCGCGGGCGGC
Protein-coding regions in this window:
- a CDS encoding leucyl aminopeptidase; translated protein: MMRIRAESATAVEEQANVVVFVSEENGLEAAGRPLALAGRIAALRERGDFRGKRGATCLLYEPRGAGQPDRRWLLAGLGSSAQRGPRAWRAAAAAAQCALAELGAESALVVLPPAADLGELAAGLLLSGYKYDRYLKNGEARAKHLNEAVLLLAPDAEPAAAAAALARAARHAEGVALARELMNGPANAVTPRALADAAQAIAAAAGGTVACRVLEEAELAAENCRAILAVGAGSAEPSRLIILDYAPAGATRTVVLVGKGVTFDSGGISIKPAADMHEMKWDMGP